The Rheinheimera mangrovi genome contains the following window.
GGGACTTTCCATTGTTTTTTGAGCGGGTTCGTTTTTTCCCTGATGTACCACAGCATCAGGCAGTAACCGACCTTTATTTACCGATCAAGTGAGCTGCGGGTTGCCGCAGAATTTGGCGCAACCCGCGTTAGAATGTCTCTAGGCTGTGTGTCCTAACGCTTCAGCGCTTCTTCAATCACCTGACCATTTTGTTTATAGATCACGCCGTTTTTCATCACCAAATCAACGTGTTGTAACAGGTTCATATATTTAAGCACGTCACCCCTAACAGTAATAATGTCTGCTACTTTGCCGGGCGTTACTGAGCCGTATTTATCCTGCACACCCATCATTACGGCTGGCCAGTACGTCGCTGCTCTGATGGTTTCTATAGGGTCAAAGCCAAAATCGTCTACCCAAACCGCCATTTCATGCCAGGTGGTCTGGCAATGGAATTTCATCGGAATGCCGACATCAGTCCCGACCAACATCACAACTCCGGTATCTTTTAACTGCTCAATTTTGCGCTTTAACGTGGGTTTACGTAGTGGTACTAATTGGGTATACCCCAAATGGCCGGGTTTTTTAATAGATTGCTGAATATCGGCGATAGTGTCTGGCTTTAAGCCTCTGTGCCAGCAGGTATTGTCTAAATGCTCAGGATTTTTAACTGTATCCTGATAACTCCACAAACCTTCCACTGTAGGGGTCCAAAACAGCAGACCTTTAAACATGCCTGTGCCTGTGCGCTCTTTAATGGCGGTCAGCACGTCATCAGGATAACCTGGTGCTGTGGTCAGGCCTGTGTGTTCAAAGTTATCGACGCCAATTTCTACTCCGCGGCGAATTTCATTAGGTTTATGTGAATGTGCGACAACTTTTAACCCACGTTTGTGAGCTTGTTGCACTATAGTTTCCGCCACTTCACGAGGCATGTCGTCCTGATCAATCAGTTTAACTATGTCCATACCGGCATCGGCTAACTGATTGACCTTTTTTATCGCGTCACTTTTATCTTTCACTGCCCAGCGGTAGCTTTTTTGCCAGTCATCAACCTGCCATTGCAAAAATGGGCCAGAGGCATACAAAGTGGGGCCGGGGATTTCGTTTGCAGCCAGTTTAGCTTTGATGATTTGAGTATCTTCAAGCGGCGCACCTAAATCACGCACGCTGGTTATTCCGGCCAACAATAACTGCACTAAACTGGCAGGCATAATTTCATCGGCAAAACGGCTTTTGTATTTGGCTTGCCAGTGCACATAGTTGGCGTGCCCCGTTAGCTGGATATGGGCATGGCTTTCCCATAAACCAGGTAATACATCTTGTCCTTCGGTGGACACTATTTTGTAATCTGCTGGCACACTGAGGGTGTCGACTGAGCCCACTTGCTGAATGATGCCTTTGTCTATCAGGATCACGCTGTTTCGGATCAGGTTTTCAGCTGTGCCGTCGATCAGCCTGCCACCAACCAGTGCAATTTTTTCAGCAAAAACACTGGTGCTTGCGCTGCAAAGCACAAGACTAACTAGCAGTGAAATAACAGGTTTTTTCATGTGGCATCCAAATTGTTGTATTTATAGTCAATTGAAGTTAACTGGCGATCCTCTATATTGCAATGCAACTTAACCCGCATAAACTGACGTTGGGCTGTAGTTGAAATTTTTCCGCTGCCACAAAGTCAGCATAAATCTCCGTCGTTTTTTCTGCGTTGATAGGGATTTAGCATCAAACCCAGGTGGAGCAACTGTATGACGGGGAAAGGCTTTAGGTTTCAATGCTGACTAGACTACTTGATAGCCCAGCTGCAGCGCGTGCTCTATCGACTATTCGCTAATGTCACATCTGATGTGGCCATGCTATGGTATGCCGGTTTATTAAGGGGGTCGCAATGACGACCTCCAACAAGCCTGTGAGAATAAAAGGAACCTACCCTTATGCTTATCTTTTTTGTCAGTATTGCGATACTTATCCTTGGCTACAAATTCTATAGTCCCTTTGTTGAAAAACAGGCTGGCATAGATCCTAAAGCTATTACCCCACAGGAGCGTTTTAGTGAGGGCGTGGATTATGTAGCTATTAGTCCGATGAAAGCCTTTTTGATCCAGTTTCTGAACGTGGCCGGGGTAGGTCCTATTTTTGGCCCTATCTTAGGTGCTGTTTATGGTCCTGTGGCGCTGGTATGGATTGTGATTGGTAATATTATCGGTGGCGCAGTTCACGACTATTTTTCCGGTGTGATGAGTATCAAAGAAGACGGCAAAAGCTTACCTGAAATAGCCGGTCATTATTACAACGTTGTTTTTAAAGGCGTTATGCTTGTATTCACCGCCATGCTGCTGTTTTTTGTCGGTGTGGTGTTTATTATGAGCCCGGCCGGGCTTTTAAGTAATTTGTCTTATTTTGAGGACACTTTGTTAGCAGGCAATACCTTTTGGGTCTTAGTGATTTTAGCCTACTACTTTTTAGCAACCCTGCTGCCCATCGACAAAATCATCACCAAGTTGTATCCGGCTTTTGGTGTATTAATGATAGTGATGACAACCCTAATAGCGGGTGCTTTATTAATGGAAGCGCCTCATTTACCACAGGTTGCTGATATTTTTGCTTATTTTGATGGTCACCATGAACATGATTTTTTAACACCTAATCCTGATGGTGCTCCGATCTGGCCTCTGCTGTTTTTAACTATTACCTGTGGCGCTATCAGTGGTTTCCACTCTACTCAGGCACCTATTATTTCCCGTTGTTTAACCAATGAAAAATATGTTCGTCCTGTCTACTACGGTGCCATGGTCTGTGAAGGTATAGTGGCCTGTGTTTGGGCTTTGGCTGGTATTGCAGCCTTTCCTGGTGGTTATGTTGAGTTAAAAGCTATGCTGGCTCAGGGTGGTCCTGGCTTAGTGGTGAATCATATCGCGACTAGTTATCTGGGCGTTTTTGGTGGTGTGATGGCAATTCTGGCTGTGGCAGTATTTCCTATCACCTCAGGTGATACAGCCTTCCGCTCATTACGTTTAACCATAGTGGATGCTTTTAATATTCCACAAAGTTTACGCAACAGACTGCTGTTGTCCGTGCCAATTTTAGCTATTGCTTACTTTATGACGATGCTGGATTTCTCGTTGATTTGGCGTTATTTCGCCTTCTCCAATATGTTGTTATCCACCAGCGTATTGTGGCTGGCAACGAAGTACTTGTTTGATCGTGGCACTTTTCACTGGATTGCCAGTGTTCCTGCGGTGATAGGCACCAGTATGACTGTGGCCTACATAGCAACGGCTGGCATTGGCCTGAACTTACCTGCAGCATATAGCAAACCTATAGGTGTGGTCGTTGCTGTGATAGGTTTGATCGGACTTGTTGTAGCGCACAATAAAAAGAGCACTGCGACTGCTTAACACCACTTTTTGGCCGGTTTCTTTACGCCCATCTTTGTACTACACAGATGGGCGTTTTGCTTTTAGCTACAGAGCCCAACTCCGTTTTATCGCTTAGCAGCACATGCCCGCTGTGCCTGTTGTATCAGAACTCAAAAATAAGGTATGGTATTTTGTCTAATAAATAAGCGGGTCAACCCAGGCTGGTTGTGTTGTTTTGGGTTTATCAATGCACTGAATTTCTGTTTTTAAGGAGTCGATGCTATGCGACATTTAGTACTCTTTGCAGGTTTTCTCATTCTTTTTGCCAGCTTGAGTTTGCCAGTGAAAGCGCTGGACAGAGGGCGGCAGTTACAAATTACTGATGCTGCACAAAGTTCTGCTTTA
Protein-coding sequences here:
- a CDS encoding carbon starvation CstA family protein — encoded protein: MLIFFVSIAILILGYKFYSPFVEKQAGIDPKAITPQERFSEGVDYVAISPMKAFLIQFLNVAGVGPIFGPILGAVYGPVALVWIVIGNIIGGAVHDYFSGVMSIKEDGKSLPEIAGHYYNVVFKGVMLVFTAMLLFFVGVVFIMSPAGLLSNLSYFEDTLLAGNTFWVLVILAYYFLATLLPIDKIITKLYPAFGVLMIVMTTLIAGALLMEAPHLPQVADIFAYFDGHHEHDFLTPNPDGAPIWPLLFLTITCGAISGFHSTQAPIISRCLTNEKYVRPVYYGAMVCEGIVACVWALAGIAAFPGGYVELKAMLAQGGPGLVVNHIATSYLGVFGGVMAILAVAVFPITSGDTAFRSLRLTIVDAFNIPQSLRNRLLLSVPILAIAYFMTMLDFSLIWRYFAFSNMLLSTSVLWLATKYLFDRGTFHWIASVPAVIGTSMTVAYIATAGIGLNLPAAYSKPIGVVVAVIGLIGLVVAHNKKSTATA
- a CDS encoding amidohydrolase family protein — encoded protein: MKKPVISLLVSLVLCSASTSVFAEKIALVGGRLIDGTAENLIRNSVILIDKGIIQQVGSVDTLSVPADYKIVSTEGQDVLPGLWESHAHIQLTGHANYVHWQAKYKSRFADEIMPASLVQLLLAGITSVRDLGAPLEDTQIIKAKLAANEIPGPTLYASGPFLQWQVDDWQKSYRWAVKDKSDAIKKVNQLADAGMDIVKLIDQDDMPREVAETIVQQAHKRGLKVVAHSHKPNEIRRGVEIGVDNFEHTGLTTAPGYPDDVLTAIKERTGTGMFKGLLFWTPTVEGLWSYQDTVKNPEHLDNTCWHRGLKPDTIADIQQSIKKPGHLGYTQLVPLRKPTLKRKIEQLKDTGVVMLVGTDVGIPMKFHCQTTWHEMAVWVDDFGFDPIETIRAATYWPAVMMGVQDKYGSVTPGKVADIITVRGDVLKYMNLLQHVDLVMKNGVIYKQNGQVIEEALKR